A single region of the Brassica rapa cultivar Chiifu-401-42 chromosome A03, CAAS_Brap_v3.01, whole genome shotgun sequence genome encodes:
- the LOC103856336 gene encoding F-box/FBD/LRR-repeat protein At5g18770 isoform X2, producing MEKLFYKSQRRLGAYSSSSVREGGKDLISSLPEPLLVHILSFLTTEHAVWTSVLSSRWRHLWKWVPRLELDSFDFTNDKVCVDFIDKFLALQGKYYLREFKLTIDHDEFDRDSEVSLYEPCLGRVDMRKLERFQVQNRFGRGAFDDFRTRLTLSACEALVCLKLHFVSLNEFESLSLPCLKIMFLEDVVLPSDAAAEALISSSPVLEVLKICLSRDDFVVALRVCSPSLKSFTLKRVEPIYPHGHSVLIDAPKLEYLSLVDYYHFRSFEIISKAESFKVDVDVEFELLTDYLAENKIVYNLLDNFSGVKDMTMSWKTLQFIYSSHETNPLPKFHGLTRLRATMRLNASPELLPVVLESCPNLKHLTLELFFDYPIRWLSELSTLLPSCLVSSLESVEMESPVTEVAVELDLARYFMKNSTTLNKLVLRLDQSSGEQHKPGVLEQLKKYSRRYGLSQFEVLPVVLTPNPLPPGLVVNRL from the exons ATGGAGAAGCTCTTCTATAAGTCCCAACGGCG GTTGGGTGCCTATTCTAGTTCTTCAGTTCGAGAGGGAGGAAAAGACTTGATAAGCTCATTACCTGAACCGTTGTTAGTTCACATACTCAGCTTTCTCACCACTGAACATGCGGTTTGGACAAGTGTTTTGTCTTCTCGATGGAGACATCTCTGGAAGTGGGTTCCTAGGTTAGAACTAGACAGCTTTGATTTCACTAATGACAAGGTCTGTGTTGATTTCATCGACAAGTTTCTAGCTTTACAAGGCAAGTACTACTTGCGTGAGTTCAAGTTAACCATTGACCACGATGAATTTGATCGTGACAGTGAGGTTTCACTTTACGAGCCGTGTCTCGGCAGAGTGGATATGCGGAAGCTCGAACGTTTCCAAGTCCAGAATCGGTTTGGACGTGGTGCCTTTGATGACTTCCGGACACGCCTAACCCTTTCTGCGTGCGAAGCATTGGTCTGCTTGAAGCTACATTTCGTTAGTCTGAACGAGTTCGAGTCTCTTTCCTTGCCCTGTCTCAAGATCATGTTCTTGGAGGACGTTGTTCTGCCTAGCGACGCGGCTGCTGAGGCTCTGATCTCCTCCTCTCCGGTGCTAGAAGTCTTGAAGATATGCCTCAGTAGAGATGATTTTGTGGTGGCTTTACGTGTCTGCTCACCGTCGCTTAAGAGCTTCACTCTAAAACGAGTGGAACCTATTTATCCTCATGGACATTCTGTTTTGATTGATGCCCCGAAACTCGAGTATCTGAGTCTCGTGGATTACTACCATTTCAGAAGCTTTGAGATAATCAGTAAGGCTGAGTCTTTCAAGGTTGATGTCGATGTTGAGTTTGAGCTGCTGACTGATTACTTGGCTGAAAATAAGATCGTCTACAATCTTCTCGACAACTTTTCAGGTGTTAAAGATATGACCATGTCATGGAAAACTCtgcag TTTATATATAGTTCCCATGAGACAAACCCACTCCCTAAATTTCATGGCTTGACTCGTCTGCGTGCCACTATGCGCTTAAACGCATCCCCTGAACTATTGCCAGTCGTTCTTGAGAGCTGCCCCAATCTGAAACACTTGACATTG GAATTGTTTTTTGATTATCCAATCAGATGGCTGTCTGAACTCTCCACTCTGCTGCCTAGTTGTTTGGTGTCGTCTCTTGAATCTGTTGAAATGGAAAGCCCGGTCACCGAGGTGGCTGTTGAACTGGATTTGGCTAGATACTTTATGAAGAACTCGACTACACTCAACAAGCTCGTGCTACGTTTGGATCAGTCGAGTGGAGAACAACACAAGCCTGGTGTCTTGGAACAACTCAAGAAATATTCAAGGCGCTATGGTTTGTCTCAGTTCGAAGTTCTTCCAGTGGTTCTAACTCCGAATCCATTGCCTCCGGG ACTGGTGGTGAATCGCTTGTAG
- the LOC103856336 gene encoding F-box/FBD/LRR-repeat protein At5g18770 isoform X1 produces MEKLFYKSQRRLGAYSSSSVREGGKDLISSLPEPLLVHILSFLTTEHAVWTSVLSSRWRHLWKWVPRLELDSFDFTNDKVCVDFIDKFLALQGKYYLREFKLTIDHDEFDRDSEVSLYEPCLGRVDMRKLERFQVQNRFGRGAFDDFRTRLTLSACEALVCLKLHFVSLNEFESLSLPCLKIMFLEDVVLPSDAAAEALISSSPVLEVLKICLSRDDFVVALRVCSPSLKSFTLKRVEPIYPHGHSVLIDAPKLEYLSLVDYYHFRSFEIISKAESFKVDVDVEFELLTDYLAENKIVYNLLDNFSGVKDMTMSWKTLQFIYSSHETNPLPKFHGLTRLRATMRLNASPELLPVVLESCPNLKHLTLELFFDYPIRWLSELSTLLPSCLVSSLESVEMESPVTEVAVELDLARYFMKNSTTLNKLVLRLDQSSGEQHKPGVLEQLKKYSRRYGLSQFEVLPVVLTPNPLPPGYVYVKSDRF; encoded by the exons ATGGAGAAGCTCTTCTATAAGTCCCAACGGCG GTTGGGTGCCTATTCTAGTTCTTCAGTTCGAGAGGGAGGAAAAGACTTGATAAGCTCATTACCTGAACCGTTGTTAGTTCACATACTCAGCTTTCTCACCACTGAACATGCGGTTTGGACAAGTGTTTTGTCTTCTCGATGGAGACATCTCTGGAAGTGGGTTCCTAGGTTAGAACTAGACAGCTTTGATTTCACTAATGACAAGGTCTGTGTTGATTTCATCGACAAGTTTCTAGCTTTACAAGGCAAGTACTACTTGCGTGAGTTCAAGTTAACCATTGACCACGATGAATTTGATCGTGACAGTGAGGTTTCACTTTACGAGCCGTGTCTCGGCAGAGTGGATATGCGGAAGCTCGAACGTTTCCAAGTCCAGAATCGGTTTGGACGTGGTGCCTTTGATGACTTCCGGACACGCCTAACCCTTTCTGCGTGCGAAGCATTGGTCTGCTTGAAGCTACATTTCGTTAGTCTGAACGAGTTCGAGTCTCTTTCCTTGCCCTGTCTCAAGATCATGTTCTTGGAGGACGTTGTTCTGCCTAGCGACGCGGCTGCTGAGGCTCTGATCTCCTCCTCTCCGGTGCTAGAAGTCTTGAAGATATGCCTCAGTAGAGATGATTTTGTGGTGGCTTTACGTGTCTGCTCACCGTCGCTTAAGAGCTTCACTCTAAAACGAGTGGAACCTATTTATCCTCATGGACATTCTGTTTTGATTGATGCCCCGAAACTCGAGTATCTGAGTCTCGTGGATTACTACCATTTCAGAAGCTTTGAGATAATCAGTAAGGCTGAGTCTTTCAAGGTTGATGTCGATGTTGAGTTTGAGCTGCTGACTGATTACTTGGCTGAAAATAAGATCGTCTACAATCTTCTCGACAACTTTTCAGGTGTTAAAGATATGACCATGTCATGGAAAACTCtgcag TTTATATATAGTTCCCATGAGACAAACCCACTCCCTAAATTTCATGGCTTGACTCGTCTGCGTGCCACTATGCGCTTAAACGCATCCCCTGAACTATTGCCAGTCGTTCTTGAGAGCTGCCCCAATCTGAAACACTTGACATTG GAATTGTTTTTTGATTATCCAATCAGATGGCTGTCTGAACTCTCCACTCTGCTGCCTAGTTGTTTGGTGTCGTCTCTTGAATCTGTTGAAATGGAAAGCCCGGTCACCGAGGTGGCTGTTGAACTGGATTTGGCTAGATACTTTATGAAGAACTCGACTACACTCAACAAGCTCGTGCTACGTTTGGATCAGTCGAGTGGAGAACAACACAAGCCTGGTGTCTTGGAACAACTCAAGAAATATTCAAGGCGCTATGGTTTGTCTCAGTTCGAAGTTCTTCCAGTGGTTCTAACTCCGAATCCATTGCCTCCGGGGTATGTTTATGTAAAATCCGATAGGTTCTAA
- the LOC103856336 gene encoding F-box/FBD/LRR-repeat protein At5g18770 isoform X3, translating into MEKLFYKSQRRLGAYSSSSVREGGKDLISSLPEPLLVHILSFLTTEHAVWTSVLSSRWRHLWKWVPRLELDSFDFTNDKVCVDFIDKFLALQGKYYLREFKLTIDHDEFDRDSEVSLYEPCLGRVDMRKLERFQVQNRFGRGAFDDFRTRLTLSACEALVCLKLHFVSLNEFESLSLPCLKIMFLEDVVLPSDAAAEALISSSPVLEVLKICLSPSLKSFTLKRVEPIYPHGHSVLIDAPKLEYLSLVDYYHFRSFEIISKAESFKVDVDVEFELLTDYLAENKIVYNLLDNFSGVKDMTMSWKTLQFIYSSHETNPLPKFHGLTRLRATMRLNASPELLPVVLESCPNLKHLTLELFFDYPIRWLSELSTLLPSCLVSSLESVEMESPVTEVAVELDLARYFMKNSTTLNKLVLRLDQSSGEQHKPGVLEQLKKYSRRYGLSQFEVLPVVLTPNPLPPGYVYVKSDRF; encoded by the exons ATGGAGAAGCTCTTCTATAAGTCCCAACGGCG GTTGGGTGCCTATTCTAGTTCTTCAGTTCGAGAGGGAGGAAAAGACTTGATAAGCTCATTACCTGAACCGTTGTTAGTTCACATACTCAGCTTTCTCACCACTGAACATGCGGTTTGGACAAGTGTTTTGTCTTCTCGATGGAGACATCTCTGGAAGTGGGTTCCTAGGTTAGAACTAGACAGCTTTGATTTCACTAATGACAAGGTCTGTGTTGATTTCATCGACAAGTTTCTAGCTTTACAAGGCAAGTACTACTTGCGTGAGTTCAAGTTAACCATTGACCACGATGAATTTGATCGTGACAGTGAGGTTTCACTTTACGAGCCGTGTCTCGGCAGAGTGGATATGCGGAAGCTCGAACGTTTCCAAGTCCAGAATCGGTTTGGACGTGGTGCCTTTGATGACTTCCGGACACGCCTAACCCTTTCTGCGTGCGAAGCATTGGTCTGCTTGAAGCTACATTTCGTTAGTCTGAACGAGTTCGAGTCTCTTTCCTTGCCCTGTCTCAAGATCATGTTCTTGGAGGACGTTGTTCTGCCTAGCGACGCGGCTGCTGAGGCTCTGATCTCCTCCTCTCCGGTGCTAGAAGTCTTGAAGATATGCCT CTCACCGTCGCTTAAGAGCTTCACTCTAAAACGAGTGGAACCTATTTATCCTCATGGACATTCTGTTTTGATTGATGCCCCGAAACTCGAGTATCTGAGTCTCGTGGATTACTACCATTTCAGAAGCTTTGAGATAATCAGTAAGGCTGAGTCTTTCAAGGTTGATGTCGATGTTGAGTTTGAGCTGCTGACTGATTACTTGGCTGAAAATAAGATCGTCTACAATCTTCTCGACAACTTTTCAGGTGTTAAAGATATGACCATGTCATGGAAAACTCtgcag TTTATATATAGTTCCCATGAGACAAACCCACTCCCTAAATTTCATGGCTTGACTCGTCTGCGTGCCACTATGCGCTTAAACGCATCCCCTGAACTATTGCCAGTCGTTCTTGAGAGCTGCCCCAATCTGAAACACTTGACATTG GAATTGTTTTTTGATTATCCAATCAGATGGCTGTCTGAACTCTCCACTCTGCTGCCTAGTTGTTTGGTGTCGTCTCTTGAATCTGTTGAAATGGAAAGCCCGGTCACCGAGGTGGCTGTTGAACTGGATTTGGCTAGATACTTTATGAAGAACTCGACTACACTCAACAAGCTCGTGCTACGTTTGGATCAGTCGAGTGGAGAACAACACAAGCCTGGTGTCTTGGAACAACTCAAGAAATATTCAAGGCGCTATGGTTTGTCTCAGTTCGAAGTTCTTCCAGTGGTTCTAACTCCGAATCCATTGCCTCCGGGGTATGTTTATGTAAAATCCGATAGGTTCTAA
- the LOC103856340 gene encoding F-box/FBD/LRR-repeat protein At5g18770-like, giving the protein MKLLYKYQKRSGVSSRSAREGEERAVISGEEEDRISSLPDPLLCHILCFLTTEQAVWTSVLSSRWRYLWKWVPRLELDSFDFTNDKVCVDFIDEFLAFQGKSYLREFKLSIDHDVSNSNLSLYGPCLGKVVDLRKLERFQVENEFEHGGIVYIRFTLSASEALVSLKLHSVWLNDFKSLSLPCLKIMFLEDVGLPNDAAAEELISCSPVLQVLKICLCKYDSVVALRVCSPSLKSFTLKRVEPRYSRGHSVVIDAPKLGYLSLTDYYHFSSFEITSVADSFKVDIDVEFELMSDYLMEMKIVYNLLKNFSGVTEMTISWKTLEFIYSFHQTNPVPKFHDLTCLRATMCLNASPKLLPIVLESCPNLKHLKLELFLDPVRRLSERSTVLSRCLVSSLESVEMESPVTEIAIELVLARYFMRNSTTLKKLVLRLNQSSTGEKHKPGVLEQLKKYSRRYKLSQFEVLPVVPTPSPWPGYLYVKSNRF; this is encoded by the exons atGAAGCTCCTTTATAAGTACCAAAAGCG TTCAGGTGTCTCGTCTAGATCTGCTCGAGAAGGAGAAGAACGAGCTGTTATCagcggagaagaagaagataggaTAAGCTCATTACCTGACCCGTTGTTATGTCACATACTTTGCTTTCTCACCACTGAGCAAGCTGTTTGGACAAGCGTTTTGTCCTCTAGATGGAGATACCTCTGGAAATGGGTTCCTAGGTTAGAACTAGACAGCTTTGATTTCACTAACGACAAGGTCTGTGTTGATTTCATCGACGAGTTTCTTGCTTTCCAAGGCAAGTCCTACTTGCGTGAGTTCAAGTTAAGCATTGACCATGATGTCTCCAACAGTAATCTTTCTCTTTACGGGCCGTGTCTCGGTAAAGTGGTTGATTTGCGGAAGCTTGAACGTTTCCAAGTCGAGAATGAGTTTGAACATGGTGGCATTGTTTACATCCGGTTTACTCTTTCTGCGTCTGAGGCATTGGTCTCCTTAAAGCTCCATTCCGTTTGGCTGAATGATTTTAAGTCTCTTTCCTTGCCCTGTCTCAAGATCATGTTCCTCGAAGACGTTGGTCTTCCTAACGATGCGGCTGCAGAGGAGTTGATCTCCTGCTCTCCTGTTCTACAAGTTTTGAAAATATGCCTTTGTAAATATGATTCTGTGGTAGCTTTACGTGTCTGCTCACCGTCGTTAAAGAGCTTCACTTTGAAACGAGTGGAGCCTCGTTATTCTCGTGGACATTCTGTTGTGATTGATGCCCCGAAGCTCGGGTATCTGAGTCTCACCGATTACTACCATTTCAGCAGCTTTGAGATAACCAGTGTGGCTGACTCTTTCAAGGTTGATATCGATGTCGAGTTTGAGCTAATGAGTGATTACTTGATGGAAATGAAGATCGTCTACAATCTTCTCAAGAATTTTTCAGGTGTTACAGAAATGACCATATCTTGGAAAACTCTGGAG TTTATATATAGTTTCCATCAGACGAACCCAGTCCCCAAATTTCATGACTTGACTTGTTTGCGTGCCACTATGTGTTTAAACGCATCCCCTAAACTATTGCCAATCGTTCTTGAGAGCTGCCCCAATCTGAAACACTTGAAATTG GAACTGTTTCTTGATCCAGTCAGAAGGCTGTCTGAACGCTCCACTGTGCTGTCTCGTTGTTTGGTGTCGTCTCTTGAATCTGTTGAAATGGAAAGCCCGGTCACGGAGATAGCTATTGAACTGGTTTTGGCTAGATACTTTATGAGGAACTCGACAACACTCAAGAAGCTCGTTCTACGTTTGAATCAGTCTTCTACTGGAGAGAAACACAAACCTGGTGTCCTGGAACAACTCAAGAAATATTCAAGGCGGTATAAATTGTCTCAGTTTGAAGTTCTTCCAGTGGTTCCAACTCCGAGTCCATGGCCTGGGTATCTTTATGTAAAATCCAATAGGTTTTAA
- the LOC103856345 gene encoding F-box/FBD/LRR-repeat protein At5g18770 yields MEKLFYKSQKRKRLRVSSSSVREGEDLISLLPEPLLCHILSFLTTEQAVWTSVLSSRWRHLWKLVPRLELDSFDFANDKACVEYIHKFLSLQGKPYLREFKLTIDHDVFDSEASLYGPCLGRVDMRKLERFQIKNKFGRGGFDDFRTPLTLSVCEALVCLKLHFVSLNDDLESLSLPCLKIMYLEDVVLPSDAAAEALISSSPVLEVLKICLSKDDFVVALRVCSPSLKSFTLKRVKPAYYAPEHSSVLIDAPKLECLSLMDFYHFRSFEIASMAADSVKVDIDVEFELMTDYLSELKIIYNLLRNFSGVKDMTISWRTLLFIHSSPLTNFLPKFHGLTRLRATMCLNASPELLPIVLESCPNVKHLTLELLIHYPEVITRLSTVLPPCLVSSLESVEMESPVTELATELDLARYFLKNSTTLKKLVLRLNQSSTGVKHKPGVLDQLIESPRLSSLCQFEVIPVVPISESSIA; encoded by the exons ATGGAGAAGCTCTTTTATAAGTCCCAAAAGCGAAAGCG GTTACGTGTCTCGTCTAGTTCAGTTCGAGAGGGAGAAGATTTGATAAGCTTATTACCTGAACCGTTGCTATGTCACATACTCAGCTTTCTCACCACTGAACAAGCTGTTTGGACAAGTGTTTTGTCCTCTAGATGGAGACATCTCTGGAAATTGGTTCCTAGGTTAGAATTAGACAGCTTTGATTTCGCAAACGACAAGGCCTGTGTTGAATACATCCACAAGTTTTTGTCTTTACAAGGCAAGCCCTACTTGCGTGAGTTCAAGTTAACCATTGACCACGATGTCTTTGATAGTGAGGCTTCTCTTTACGGGCCGTGTCTCGGCAGAGTGGATATGCGGAAGCTTGAACGTTTCCAAATCAAGAATAAGTTCGGACGTGGTGGCTTTGATGACTTCCGGACACCCTTAACTCTTTCTGTATGCGAGGCGTTGGTCTGCTTAAAGCTCCATTTCGTTAGTCTGAATGATGACTTGGAGTCTCTTTCCTTGCCCTGTCTCAAGATCATGTACTTGGAAGACGTTGTTCTGCCTAGCGACGCGGCTGCAGAGGCTCTGATCTCCTCCTCTCCGGttcttgaagttttgaagatatgcCTTAGTAAAGATGATTTTGTGGTCGCGTTACGTGTCTGCTCACCGTCGCTAAAGAGCTTCACTCTAAAACGAGTGAAGCCTGCTTATTATGCTCCTGAACATTCTTCAGTATTGATTGATGCACCGAAACTTGAGTGTCTGAGTCTCATGGATTTCTACCATTTCCGAAGCTTTGAGATAGCCAGTATGGCAGCTGACTCTGTCAAGGTTGATATTGATGTCGAGTTTGAGCTGATGACTGATTACTTGTCGGAACTGAAGATCATCTACAATCTTCTCAGAAACTTTTCAGGTGTTAAAGATATGACCATATCATGGAGAACACTGCTG TTTATACATAGTTCCCCTCTGACGAACTTTCTCCCCAAATTTCATGGGTTGACTCGTTTGCGTGCCACTATGTGCTTAAATGCATCCCCTGAACTATTGCCAATCGTTCTTGAGAGCTGTCCCAATGTGAAACACTTGACATTG GAGTTGTTAATTCATTATCCAGAAGTGATAACTAGACTCTCCACTGTGCTGCCTCCTTGTTTGGTATCGTCTCTTGAATCTGTTGAAATGGAAAGTCCGGTCACGGAGTTAGCTACTGAACTGGATTTGGCTAGATACTTTCTGAAGAATTCTACAACACTCAAGAAGCTCGTACTACGTTTGAATCAGTCTTCTACTGGAGTGAAACACAAGCCTGGTGTCTTGGACCAACTCATTGAATCTCCAAGACTCTCTAGTTTGTGTCAGTTCGAAGTTATTCCAGTGGTTCCAATCTCAGAATCATCTATAGCCTGA